One window of the Melopsittacus undulatus isolate bMelUnd1 chromosome 20 unlocalized genomic scaffold, bMelUnd1.mat.Z SUPER_20_unloc_1, whole genome shotgun sequence genome contains the following:
- the LOC106023611 gene encoding vegetative cell wall protein gp1-like: protein MSLNQMQIKQEILLPPGLSKTIPKHNQDSVPCTDPVPHPQQEPEVQVPAPCPEPVPVEVIPEKVVPLPAPVVEPGKGETPVTVIPKSPLHEQQQQQCKLPPTFPPVLHPEPVPHPEEKSECKELPVPAPVSGCKPTPHVPEKQGCKETPVPVPVSHPEPASCHQEKHECKEIPVPIPAPCPESAPHPQEKQEHKEIPVPTPHPPEKQEHRSTPEPIPAPCPEPTPCAQEKQQHKEIPVPIPVPQPEPAPCHQEKQERKETPVPIPAPCPEPAPHPKEKQECKEIPVPTPHPPEEQEHKETPVPIPAPCPESGKSSHPEKYPPIEQQQVKQPNQWPPMQK, encoded by the coding sequence ATGTCTTTGAATCAAATGCAAATCAAGCAGGAAATCCTGCTCCCACCTGGCCTGAGCAAGACAATTCCAAAGCACAACCAAGACTCTGTGCCATGCACTGATCCAGTCCCACATCCACAGCAAGAGCCTGAAGTCCAAGTCCCAGCTCCTTGCCCAGAGCCAGTTCCAGTAGAAGTGATACCAGAAAAAGTAGTGCCATTGCCAGCACCAGTGGTGGAACCAGGCAAGGGAGAAACACCAGTGACCGTAATACCCAAGAGTCCACTCCATgagcaacagcaacagcaatgcAAGCTACCACCAACTTTCCCACCTGTATTGCACCCTGAGCCTGTTCCACACCCTGAAGAGAAATCAGAGTGCAAAGAGTTACCTGTGCCAGCCCCCGTTTCTGGCTGTAAACCAACTCCACATGTGCCGGAGAAGCAGGGGTGCAAGGAGACCCCTGTGCCAGTTCCTGTTTCACACCCTGAACCTGCATCATGTCATCAGGAGAAGCACGAATGCAAGGAGATCCCAGTGCCAATCCCTGCTCCATGCCCTGAATCTGCACCACATCCTCAGGAGAAGCAGGAGCACAAGGAGATCCCTGTGCCCACCCCACACCCTCCAGAGAAACAGGAGCACAGGAGCACCCCTGAGCcaatccctgctccctgccctgaaCCCACACCATGTGCTcaagaaaagcaacagcacaAGGAGATCCCAGTGCCAATCCCTGTTCCACAGCCTGAACCTGCACCATGTCATCAGGAGAAGCAGGAACGCAAGGAGACCCCAGTACCAATCCCTGCTCCATGCCCTGAACCTGCACCACATCCCAAGGAGAAGCAAGAGTGCAAGGAGATCCCTGTGCCCACCCCACACCCtccagaggagcaggagcacaAGGAGACTCCTGTGCcaatccctgctccctgccctgagTCAGGGAAGTCATCCCATCCAGAGAAGTATCCTCCcattgagcagcagcaggtgaagCAGCCCAACCAGTGGCCACCCATGCAGAAGTAA